In Candidatus Methylomirabilota bacterium, one DNA window encodes the following:
- a CDS encoding homoserine dehydrogenase, which yields MKEVRLGLLGLGTVGGGVVKLLESERGMLEERAGCRLTLAAVADLDVTRPREGLDLARLPLTTEAARVLDDPGVHVVIELVGGLEPARSFILRALAAGKHVVTANKALLAHHGPELYQEARRRGVTLAFEAAVAGGIPLIRSIKEGLVANRVLSVFGIVNGTSNYILSKMTDEGLDFAVVLKEAQAHGYAEADPTLDVEGLDSAHKLQILVTLAFRTFVDLKDIHTEGITRISIQDIAYARELGYRVKLLAIAKASDGGLEVRVHPTMIPADAPLAAVSGVFNAVFLTGHAVGDLMFYGRGAGQLPTASAVWSDIVEIARRIAHGIPALALELPSVGSGALPLRPMEAIRSCYYLRVMAQDRPGVLSRVAGILGENDISIVSVIQKGRATGEAVPVVMMTHEARERDMRTALAAIDQLRVVSSPTAMIRVEGGA from the coding sequence GTGAAGGAAGTCCGGCTCGGCCTGCTCGGCCTCGGTACGGTCGGCGGCGGCGTCGTCAAGCTGCTCGAGTCCGAGCGCGGCATGCTGGAGGAGCGGGCTGGCTGCCGGCTGACTCTCGCCGCCGTCGCCGATCTCGATGTGACCCGGCCCCGCGAGGGCCTCGACCTGGCCCGCCTGCCCCTGACGACCGAGGCCGCCCGCGTGCTCGACGATCCCGGCGTCCACGTCGTCATCGAGCTCGTCGGGGGCCTGGAGCCGGCCCGCTCCTTCATCCTGCGCGCCCTGGCCGCCGGCAAGCACGTGGTCACGGCCAACAAGGCGCTGCTGGCCCATCACGGCCCGGAGCTCTACCAGGAGGCCAGGCGGAGGGGCGTGACCCTGGCCTTCGAGGCGGCGGTGGCGGGCGGCATTCCGCTCATCCGATCGATCAAGGAGGGGCTGGTCGCCAACCGGGTCCTGTCGGTCTTCGGCATCGTCAACGGCACCTCCAACTACATCCTGTCGAAGATGACCGACGAGGGCCTCGACTTCGCCGTGGTGCTGAAGGAGGCCCAGGCCCACGGGTACGCCGAAGCCGACCCCACGCTGGACGTCGAGGGGCTCGACTCCGCCCACAAGCTGCAGATCCTGGTCACGCTGGCCTTTCGCACCTTCGTGGACCTCAAGGACATCCACACGGAAGGCATCACCCGGATCAGCATTCAGGACATCGCCTACGCGCGCGAGCTCGGCTACCGAGTGAAGCTGCTGGCGATCGCCAAGGCCAGCGACGGTGGCCTGGAAGTTCGCGTCCACCCCACGATGATCCCCGCTGACGCGCCGCTGGCCGCCGTCTCCGGCGTCTTCAACGCCGTGTTTCTCACCGGGCACGCGGTGGGTGACCTCATGTTCTACGGGCGCGGAGCGGGACAGTTGCCGACCGCCTCGGCCGTGTGGTCCGACATCGTGGAGATCGCCCGGCGGATCGCGCACGGCATCCCCGCGCTGGCCCTGGAGCTGCCCTCCGTGGGGTCGGGCGCGCTGCCCCTGCGGCCGATGGAAGCCATCCGCTCCTGCTACTACCTGCGGGTCATGGCCCAGGATCGTCCCGGCGTGCTTTCCCGGGTGGCGGGCATCCTCGGCGAAAACGACATCTCCATCGTTTCGGTGATCCAGAAGGGCCGGGCCACGGGCGAGGCGGTTCCCGTGGTGATGATGACCCATGAAGCCCGCGAGCGCGATATGCGCACGGCCCTCGCCGCCATCGACCAGCTGCGCGTGGTGTCATCGCCGACCGCGATGATCCGCGTGGAGGGCGGGGCATGA
- a CDS encoding aminotransferase class I/II-fold pyridoxal phosphate-dependent enzyme has translation MDEFYRIKRLPPYVFAIVNDLKTKARARGEDIIDLGMGNPDLGTPKHIVAKLIEAAQNPKNHRYSASRGITRIRVAITRWYRERYGVELDPDTEAIATIGAKEGLAHLALAVLQPGDGVLVPNPTYPIHAYSVVIADGDLRSVPLSGSADEFFARLQETARLAWPKAKLLILSFPHNPTTMCVDRAFFERVVEFAREHRLMVVHDFAYADFAFDGYRPPSFLEVPGAKDVGVELFSTSKSYNMAGWRLAFACGNRTMIHALSRIKSYLDYGAFQPVQIAGIIALEGDQSVVADIVEVHRRRRNVLVDGLNKLGWVVPKPQGTMFVWAPIPEAFRAIGSLEFAKLLIQEAKVAVSPGIGFGEYGEGYVRFALVENEQRIRQALRGLKHLGR, from the coding sequence ATGGATGAGTTCTATCGAATCAAGCGCCTGCCCCCCTACGTTTTCGCGATCGTCAACGACCTCAAGACGAAGGCCCGCGCGCGAGGCGAGGACATCATCGACCTGGGCATGGGCAACCCCGACCTGGGGACGCCCAAGCACATCGTCGCCAAGCTGATCGAAGCCGCCCAGAATCCCAAGAACCACCGCTACTCCGCGTCCCGCGGCATCACCCGGATCCGGGTCGCCATCACCCGTTGGTACCGCGAGCGCTACGGTGTGGAGCTCGATCCCGACACCGAAGCCATCGCCACCATCGGCGCCAAGGAGGGTCTGGCCCACCTGGCCCTGGCCGTCCTGCAACCGGGCGACGGCGTGCTCGTGCCCAACCCCACGTACCCGATCCACGCCTATTCGGTCGTCATCGCCGATGGCGATCTCCGCTCGGTTCCCTTGAGCGGCAGCGCCGACGAGTTCTTCGCGCGCCTGCAAGAGACGGCCCGGCTGGCCTGGCCCAAGGCCAAGCTGCTCATCCTGTCGTTCCCGCACAACCCCACCACCATGTGCGTGGACCGGGCCTTCTTCGAACGCGTCGTCGAATTCGCCCGCGAGCACCGCTTGATGGTGGTTCACGACTTCGCCTACGCCGACTTCGCCTTCGACGGCTACCGGCCTCCCTCGTTCCTCGAGGTGCCGGGGGCCAAAGACGTGGGGGTCGAGCTGTTCTCCACCTCGAAGTCGTACAACATGGCCGGCTGGCGCCTGGCCTTCGCGTGCGGAAACCGGACCATGATCCACGCGCTGTCCCGTATCAAATCGTACCTGGACTACGGTGCCTTTCAGCCCGTGCAGATCGCCGGGATCATCGCGCTGGAGGGCGACCAATCGGTGGTGGCCGACATCGTCGAGGTCCACCGCCGCCGCCGCAACGTCCTGGTCGACGGCCTCAACAAGCTGGGCTGGGTCGTGCCCAAGCCTCAGGGCACCATGTTCGTCTGGGCGCCCATCCCCGAGGCGTTCCGCGCCATCGGGTCCCTGGAATTCGCCAAGCTCCTGATTCAGGAGGCCAAGGTCGCCGTCTCCCCGGGCATCGGCTTCGGCGAGTACGGCGAGGGCTACGTCCGGTTCGCCCTGGTAGAGAACGAGCAGCGGATCCGGCAGGCGCTGCGCGGCCTCAAGCACCTCGGCCGTTGA
- a CDS encoding M23 family metallopeptidase produces MKVGTALAEVRGMAFVPPAPSLGRAKTPNRRVDHKQQFSLLIVRGDGVRVLRLNFPRRLPAVLTAAMLVATASLATLVGDWWHVRQRLSDAASLFQQVDQQQAMIDAFTRGAASLRQEVQGWRDLHARIWEPFGPEVTPRPAQSGVGGSRSTPSQPANPTPLSELELLSEQVKEQGQSLRALDRLIGRAHKALRGLPSRWPVRGGVNSEFGKRASPWTKEPEFHSGMDIAAHRGTPVKAPAAGVVQHAGPGGEYGLAVIINHDNGVRTLYGHLSKVLVQRGQRVDRGGVVGLSGNTGRSSGPHLHYEVYVNGRPVNPRAYLWDDGGGSGTAARQSPAKKAVARATPAPEPSPSGTVGDSASTARKEVQAEPVEDVGSLPEVHVPSPGH; encoded by the coding sequence ATGAAAGTCGGCACGGCGCTTGCCGAGGTCCGGGGCATGGCCTTCGTACCTCCTGCCCCTTCGCTCGGCCGAGCCAAGACCCCGAACAGGCGAGTCGACCACAAACAGCAGTTCAGTCTCTTGATCGTCCGCGGGGATGGCGTCCGCGTCCTGCGGCTCAATTTCCCCCGGCGCCTGCCCGCGGTGCTGACGGCGGCGATGCTCGTGGCCACGGCGAGTCTGGCCACGCTGGTCGGCGACTGGTGGCACGTTCGGCAGCGGCTGAGCGATGCGGCGTCGCTCTTCCAGCAGGTCGATCAGCAGCAGGCGATGATCGACGCCTTCACCCGTGGGGCGGCCTCGCTGCGCCAGGAAGTGCAGGGGTGGCGGGACTTGCATGCGCGGATCTGGGAGCCGTTCGGGCCCGAAGTGACGCCCCGGCCGGCTCAGAGCGGGGTGGGCGGCAGCCGGTCCACTCCCAGCCAGCCTGCGAACCCAACGCCGCTGAGCGAGCTGGAGCTTCTCTCCGAGCAGGTCAAGGAGCAGGGTCAAAGCCTGCGGGCCCTCGATCGTCTGATCGGCAGGGCCCACAAGGCGTTGCGGGGGCTGCCCTCGCGGTGGCCGGTGAGGGGGGGCGTCAACTCCGAGTTCGGCAAGCGCGCCTCGCCGTGGACCAAAGAGCCGGAGTTTCATTCCGGGATGGACATCGCCGCTCATCGCGGCACGCCGGTGAAAGCGCCGGCGGCGGGCGTCGTGCAGCACGCCGGGCCCGGCGGCGAGTACGGGCTCGCCGTGATCATCAATCATGACAACGGCGTGCGGACGCTGTACGGTCACCTCTCGAAGGTCCTGGTCCAGCGGGGCCAGCGCGTGGACCGAGGTGGCGTGGTCGGACTGAGCGGCAACACGGGGCGCTCCTCGGGCCCGCACTTGCACTACGAAGTCTACGTCAACGGCCGGCCCGTGAACCCGCGCGCCTATCTGTGGGACGATGGAGGAGGTAGCGGGACGGCCGCGAGGCAATCGCCGGCGAAGAAGGCGGTGGCGCGGGCCACCCCGGCTCCGGAGCCCTCTCCCAGCGGCACCGTTGGAGACAGCGCATCAACAGCTCGCAAAGAAGTCCAGGCAGAGCCCGTTGAAGACGTCGGGTCGCTCCCAGAAGTACACGTGCCCAGCCCCGGGCACTAG
- a CDS encoding alpha/beta fold hydrolase produces the protein MPKVRVGDIEMFYVEAGAGEPLLLIMGLSGDHLAWGFQMAALAAQYRVIAFDNRGTGQTDAPDIPYTTAMMADDTRGLLDALGIERARVVGVSMGGMVAQKLALRHPDRVRALHLGCTLARPDHYLTALSATWREVRSAMGYERAFRLMGFWLFAARTYNERPEFVEMIVQNALANPYPQNLIGFLRQLEAVVTHDTLDRVADIRCPTLVSVGEDDILLPPRFSRELAARMPGARLDLVPGAGHVYFWERPDVFNGLCLDFFASC, from the coding sequence GTGCCGAAGGTCCGGGTCGGGGACATCGAGATGTTCTACGTGGAGGCGGGCGCGGGCGAGCCCCTGCTCCTCATCATGGGGCTGAGCGGCGATCACCTGGCCTGGGGCTTTCAGATGGCGGCGCTGGCCGCGCAGTACCGGGTGATCGCGTTCGACAACCGCGGGACCGGGCAGACCGATGCCCCCGACATCCCGTACACCACGGCGATGATGGCCGACGACACCCGCGGGCTCCTGGACGCGCTGGGAATCGAGCGCGCCCGCGTCGTCGGCGTGTCGATGGGCGGGATGGTCGCCCAGAAGCTTGCCCTGCGCCACCCCGACCGTGTCCGCGCCCTGCACCTGGGCTGCACCCTGGCTCGGCCGGATCACTATCTCACTGCGCTCAGCGCGACCTGGCGCGAGGTACGCAGCGCGATGGGGTACGAGCGCGCCTTCCGGCTGATGGGGTTCTGGCTCTTCGCGGCCAGGACCTACAACGAGCGCCCGGAATTCGTGGAGATGATCGTCCAGAACGCGCTGGCCAACCCCTACCCACAAAACCTGATCGGCTTTCTGCGTCAGCTGGAGGCCGTGGTCACGCACGACACGCTGGACCGGGTGGCCGACATCCGATGTCCCACGCTGGTCAGCGTGGGAGAGGACGACATCCTGTTGCCGCCGCGCTTCTCTCGGGAGCTGGCCGCCCGGATGCCGGGCGCGCGGCTGGACCTAGTGCCCGGGGCTGGGCACGTGTACTTCTGGGAGCGACCCGACGTCTTCAACGGGCTCTGCCTGGACTTCTTTGCGAGCTGTTGA
- a CDS encoding dipeptide ABC transporter ATP-binding protein, with protein MASPLLSVQNLKKYFPIRGGLLSREVARVHAVDDVSFDIMPGETLGLVGESGCGKSTTGRTILRLIEPTSGNVRFLDKNVTTLDKRSLRALRKEMQIIFQDPYASLNPRMTVGAIIGEALVIHKLAPNRRQREERVVQLLETVGLTADHLRRYPHEFSGGQRQRIGIARALAVNPKLIVADEPVSALDVSIQAQIINLLEDLQAKFGLTYLFIAHDLSVVEHISTRVAVMYLGKIVEIAPAKELYTNPKHPYTEALLSAVPIPDPTVKRKRIILEGDVPSPVNPPSGCRFHTRCPIRVPSCASNEQVLREVSRGHWVACQVRTGIATS; from the coding sequence ATGGCTAGCCCGCTCCTCAGCGTGCAGAACCTCAAGAAGTACTTTCCGATCCGTGGCGGCCTGCTCTCGCGGGAAGTGGCCCGGGTGCACGCCGTGGACGACGTCTCCTTCGACATCATGCCCGGGGAGACGCTCGGGCTGGTGGGCGAGTCCGGCTGCGGCAAGTCCACGACCGGACGGACGATCCTGCGGCTCATCGAGCCGACCTCCGGCAACGTCCGGTTCCTGGACAAGAACGTCACCACGCTCGACAAGCGGTCGCTCCGGGCGCTCCGTAAAGAGATGCAGATCATCTTCCAGGACCCCTACGCTTCACTGAATCCCCGGATGACGGTGGGCGCGATCATCGGGGAGGCGCTGGTGATTCACAAGCTGGCGCCCAACCGGCGCCAGCGCGAAGAGCGCGTGGTGCAGCTGCTGGAGACGGTCGGCTTGACCGCCGATCACCTGCGTCGGTATCCCCACGAGTTCTCGGGTGGGCAACGGCAGCGCATCGGCATCGCGCGGGCCCTGGCCGTGAACCCCAAGCTCATCGTGGCCGACGAGCCGGTCTCGGCCCTGGACGTCTCCATCCAGGCTCAGATCATCAACCTGCTGGAAGACCTTCAGGCGAAGTTCGGCCTGACCTATCTGTTCATCGCCCACGACCTCTCGGTGGTGGAGCACATCTCCACCCGCGTCGCGGTGATGTACCTCGGGAAGATCGTGGAAATCGCCCCGGCCAAGGAGCTCTACACCAACCCCAAGCATCCCTACACGGAGGCCCTCCTCTCGGCCGTCCCGATTCCCGACCCCACGGTCAAGCGCAAGCGCATCATCCTGGAGGGCGACGTGCCCAGCCCGGTCAACCCGCCCTCCGGCTGCCGCTTCCACACCCGCTGCCCTATCCGCGTGCCGTCGTGCGCGTCCAACGAGCAGGTGCTGCGCGAGGTGTCGCGGGGGCACTGGGTCGCCTGCCAGGTGCGCACGGGCATCGCGACGAGTTGA
- a CDS encoding ABC transporter ATP-binding protein, giving the protein MAERLLDIKGLKTHFFTDEGVVRAVDGVDLYIDRGETLGIVGESGCGKSVTALSVMRLIPQPPGRIVAGQINYAGRNLLELSPAEMRKIRGKEIAMIFQEPMTSLNPVFTVGEQIAEAIRLHEGLGRRDATDKTVEMLRVVHIPNPERRVKEYPHQLSGGMRQRVMIAMALSCNPKLLIADEPTTALDVTIQAQILELLNELKAKFNMAVMLITHDMGVIAETAQRVVVMYAAQVVEEAPVTELFKEPLHPYTQGLLRSIPRIDLAATQRRKLETIQGVVPTLRGDLKPGCRFAPRCQFAKPQYYDSTPPLKEVRPGHKVACFLY; this is encoded by the coding sequence ATGGCCGAACGTCTCCTGGACATCAAGGGTCTCAAGACGCACTTTTTCACCGACGAAGGGGTCGTGCGAGCCGTCGATGGCGTCGACCTCTACATCGACAGAGGCGAGACGCTGGGGATCGTCGGTGAGTCGGGCTGCGGCAAGTCCGTCACCGCCCTGAGCGTGATGCGCCTGATCCCCCAGCCCCCCGGACGGATCGTGGCCGGCCAGATCAATTACGCCGGTCGCAACCTGCTCGAGCTCAGCCCGGCCGAGATGCGCAAGATCCGCGGCAAAGAGATCGCGATGATCTTCCAGGAGCCGATGACGTCGTTGAATCCGGTCTTCACCGTGGGCGAGCAGATCGCCGAGGCCATTCGCCTGCACGAGGGACTGGGCCGGCGCGACGCCACCGACAAGACCGTGGAGATGCTGCGCGTCGTCCACATCCCCAATCCCGAGCGACGCGTGAAGGAGTACCCGCACCAGCTCTCCGGCGGTATGCGACAGCGGGTGATGATCGCCATGGCGCTGTCCTGCAACCCCAAGCTGCTCATCGCCGATGAGCCGACCACCGCGCTGGACGTGACCATCCAGGCCCAAATCCTCGAATTGCTCAACGAGCTGAAGGCGAAGTTCAACATGGCCGTCATGCTGATCACCCACGACATGGGCGTGATCGCCGAGACGGCTCAGCGGGTCGTGGTGATGTATGCCGCCCAGGTGGTGGAGGAGGCGCCGGTCACCGAGCTGTTCAAGGAGCCGCTCCACCCCTACACGCAAGGGCTCCTGCGGTCGATCCCCCGCATCGACCTGGCGGCGACCCAGCGGCGCAAGCTGGAGACGATCCAGGGCGTGGTCCCCACCCTGCGTGGCGACCTCAAGCCGGGCTGCCGCTTTGCCCCCCGCTGTCAGTTCGCCAAGCCGCAGTACTACGACAGCACGCCCCCACTCAAAGAGGTCAGGCCCGGTCACAAAGTGGCCTGCTTCCTGTACTGA
- a CDS encoding GntG family PLP-dependent aldolase gives MHDIVDLRSDTLTLPTPEMREAMVRAELGDDVWEEDPTVRQLEALAAAQLDKEAGLFVTSGTQGNLVSVLAQTRPGQEVVLDIDSHIFNYEVGGAAVIGGVQMRPVKTERGFLSQDQVREALRPANIHIPPTGLVCLENTHNRHGGTCCAPEEIAAVAAVAHEAGVPVHLDGARLFNAAIALKRHAREFTRYVDSVTFCLSKGLGAPVGSVVCGRADFIARARRIRKMLGGGMRQAGVLAAAGVVALQRMVDRLAEDHANARRLAEGLARLPGISIDLSTVQTNIVIFRVRRPADAEDLTRGCLARKVKIHAIGPTAIRCVTHKDVDADDITRALDAFAEIAPRW, from the coding sequence GTGCACGACATCGTGGACCTCCGGTCGGACACGCTGACGCTGCCCACTCCCGAGATGCGCGAAGCCATGGTCCGGGCCGAGCTGGGCGACGACGTGTGGGAGGAAGATCCCACGGTCAGGCAGCTGGAGGCCCTGGCCGCTGCGCAACTGGACAAGGAAGCCGGCCTGTTCGTCACGTCGGGCACGCAAGGCAACCTGGTGTCGGTCCTGGCCCAGACCCGGCCCGGGCAGGAAGTCGTCCTGGACATCGACTCGCACATCTTCAACTATGAGGTCGGCGGGGCCGCGGTGATCGGGGGTGTGCAGATGCGCCCGGTAAAAACCGAGCGCGGCTTTCTCAGCCAGGATCAGGTCCGCGAGGCGTTGCGGCCGGCCAACATCCACATTCCCCCGACCGGGCTGGTGTGCCTGGAAAACACCCACAACCGGCACGGCGGCACCTGCTGCGCTCCGGAGGAGATCGCCGCCGTGGCCGCCGTGGCGCACGAGGCGGGGGTGCCGGTCCACCTCGACGGCGCCCGCCTGTTCAACGCGGCGATCGCGCTCAAGCGGCACGCCCGCGAGTTCACTCGCTACGTCGACTCCGTCACCTTCTGCCTGAGCAAGGGCCTGGGAGCGCCCGTCGGCTCCGTGGTGTGCGGCCGCGCCGACTTCATCGCCCGCGCCCGGCGTATCCGGAAGATGCTCGGCGGCGGGATGCGGCAGGCCGGCGTGCTCGCCGCCGCCGGTGTGGTGGCGCTTCAGCGGATGGTGGATCGGTTGGCCGAGGACCACGCCAACGCCCGGCGCCTGGCCGAGGGACTGGCCCGGCTCCCGGGCATCTCGATAGATCTGTCGACGGTGCAGACCAACATCGTGATCTTCCGGGTCCGCCGGCCAGCCGATGCCGAGGATCTCACGCGCGGCTGCCTGGCGCGCAAGGTCAAAATCCACGCGATCGGGCCCACGGCCATCCGCTGCGTGACGCACAAAGACGTGGACGCCGACGATATCACGCGCGCGCTGGACGCCTTCGCCGAGATCGCACCACGATGGTAG
- the bamD gene encoding outer membrane protein assembly factor BamD: MPHAVFGFRCLALAGLLLTLAGCALLRAAPAPVPPPDELYGLGNTELERRSYEEARQHFRRLVERHPNSAFAPRARFLIGEAYYREAEFVKAIGELETFMSFYPRHEIADLAQYRLAMAYYDQVKPIEQDQTVASKALEQFRKLVKEYPESRYATEALAKVDICRGRLAQKEVWVANYYFTQGNPGAARQRLELVLREYPRTLVVPEALWLLAEVNLREGKKLQARELLSRLTQEFSHTDFGRRAAQRLRAQR; encoded by the coding sequence ATGCCCCACGCGGTGTTCGGGTTCCGATGTCTCGCTCTCGCGGGCCTGCTCCTCACGCTGGCGGGCTGCGCGTTGCTTCGGGCTGCCCCCGCGCCGGTTCCGCCGCCCGACGAGCTCTACGGGCTGGGGAACACGGAGCTGGAGCGGCGGAGCTACGAGGAGGCGCGGCAGCACTTCCGGCGGCTCGTGGAGCGACACCCCAACTCTGCCTTCGCCCCGCGGGCCCGCTTCCTCATCGGGGAGGCGTACTACCGGGAAGCGGAATTCGTCAAGGCCATCGGCGAGCTCGAGACCTTCATGTCGTTCTACCCCCGGCACGAGATCGCCGATCTCGCCCAGTATCGCCTGGCCATGGCCTACTACGATCAGGTCAAGCCCATCGAGCAGGACCAGACGGTCGCCAGCAAGGCGCTCGAGCAGTTCCGGAAGCTGGTCAAAGAGTATCCGGAGAGCCGCTACGCCACCGAGGCCCTGGCCAAGGTCGACATCTGTCGGGGTCGTCTCGCCCAGAAGGAGGTGTGGGTGGCGAACTACTACTTCACCCAGGGCAACCCCGGCGCGGCACGCCAGCGCCTCGAGCTCGTCCTCCGCGAGTATCCCCGCACGCTGGTCGTGCCCGAGGCTCTCTGGCTCCTGGCCGAGGTCAATCTGAGGGAAGGCAAGAAGCTCCAGGCGCGTGAGCTGCTCTCACGGCTGACGCAAGAATTCTCGCACACCGACTTCGGCCGGCGCGCCGCCCAGCGGCTGCGGGCGCAACGGTGA
- a CDS encoding arsinothricin resistance N-acetyltransferase ArsN1 family A translates to MSQYRVRAATETDAEAICRIYNEGIEDRVATLETELRTVAERRQWLAGRGPRHPVIVTEVAAPAPTIVGWGSLNVFNPREAYRFVADFSVYVERAWRGKGVGSALLERLVALAREHGFHKLVLSAFPTNTGGIALYEKFGFRTVGIYREQGRLDGAWVDTIVMEKLL, encoded by the coding sequence GTGAGCCAGTACCGGGTGCGCGCGGCCACCGAGACCGACGCCGAGGCGATCTGCCGCATCTACAACGAGGGCATCGAGGACCGGGTGGCCACGCTGGAAACCGAGCTGCGCACGGTCGCGGAGCGGCGGCAGTGGCTGGCTGGTCGCGGGCCTCGCCACCCCGTCATCGTGACCGAGGTGGCCGCCCCCGCCCCGACGATCGTCGGCTGGGGAAGCCTCAACGTCTTCAACCCGCGCGAGGCGTACCGGTTCGTGGCTGACTTCTCCGTCTACGTCGAGCGGGCGTGGCGCGGCAAGGGAGTCGGCAGCGCCCTGCTGGAGCGGCTCGTGGCGCTGGCCCGCGAGCACGGGTTCCACAAGCTGGTGCTGTCGGCCTTCCCCACCAACACGGGTGGCATCGCCCTGTACGAGAAATTCGGCTTCCGTACCGTGGGCATCTACCGCGAGCAGGGCCGCCTCGACGGCGCCTGGGTGGACACCATCGTGATGGAGAAGCTGCTCTAG
- a CDS encoding SDR family oxidoreductase, with the protein MTGAFGCIGAWVVRGLLASGERPILYDLGDDPWRLRMIVGFDAASQLTVERGDIADRDRLVQLVRDLRIQRIVHLAAWQVPLCRQDPAKGALVNVVGTANVFEAARASGGRVERVVYASSAAVFGPPGLYPPGPVADDAPPRPATHYGVYKVANEETARIYWEEHGIPSMGVRPLTVYGPGRDFGLTADPTLAMKAAVLGRKFQIRWGGRTDLIFTEDVARAFIAAARSSLGGSRVYNLHGASAAVADVVRHIGEAWPSAQGLISHVEHPIPFPDALDDSRYQADLGPAPATSLERGIRRTLEEFARLQKEGRLDARELM; encoded by the coding sequence GTGACAGGCGCGTTCGGCTGCATCGGCGCCTGGGTCGTGCGCGGCTTGCTCGCCTCGGGCGAACGGCCCATCCTCTACGACCTCGGCGACGATCCGTGGCGGTTGCGGATGATCGTCGGCTTCGACGCGGCCAGTCAGCTGACGGTGGAGCGCGGCGACATCGCCGATCGGGATCGCCTGGTCCAGCTGGTCCGGGACCTCCGGATCCAGCGCATCGTGCACCTGGCGGCCTGGCAGGTGCCACTGTGCCGGCAGGATCCCGCGAAGGGAGCGCTCGTGAACGTCGTGGGCACGGCCAACGTGTTCGAAGCGGCCCGGGCCAGCGGGGGTCGGGTCGAGCGCGTCGTCTACGCGTCGTCGGCCGCTGTCTTCGGTCCGCCCGGCCTGTACCCGCCGGGGCCGGTCGCCGACGATGCTCCGCCGCGGCCGGCCACCCACTACGGGGTGTACAAGGTCGCCAACGAGGAAACCGCGCGCATCTACTGGGAAGAGCACGGCATCCCGTCGATGGGCGTTCGGCCATTGACGGTGTACGGGCCGGGGCGGGACTTCGGTCTCACCGCGGATCCGACTCTCGCCATGAAGGCCGCCGTCCTCGGGCGGAAGTTCCAGATCCGGTGGGGCGGTCGAACCGATCTGATCTTCACCGAGGACGTCGCCCGCGCGTTCATCGCCGCCGCCCGCTCGAGCCTGGGCGGCTCACGGGTCTACAACCTCCACGGGGCGTCGGCCGCCGTGGCCGATGTGGTCCGGCATATCGGGGAGGCGTGGCCCTCGGCCCAGGGCCTCATCTCTCACGTCGAGCATCCGATCCCCTTTCCCGACGCTCTCGACGACTCCCGGTATCAAGCCGACCTGGGGCCGGCGCCCGCCACGTCGCTGGAGCGGGGCATTCGACGGACGCTGGAGGAGTTCGCCCGGTTACAGAAGGAGGGGCGCCTCGACGCTCGGGAGCTGATGTGA
- a CDS encoding class I SAM-dependent methyltransferase, whose translation MFKSERFFREAWPTISQAVESGADAGRAARWILTRAGLNPGARVLDAPCGFGRHAVEFARLGYAVTGVDFNETELARARDAAARAGVTLRLICQDMRDMDFAGEFELAVNLFSSIGYFTDDEDRLLLDRFWRALGPGGVFVIDTRNRDQVVRSLPAEERQRNDDWTLRIENRFDPTTSRWAARWWRIGPEAAEDGPGDFVGESEIRLYAAHELRAMLRPDRWSRVDLYGGLDGTPFSLDARRLVFVAHK comes from the coding sequence ATGTTCAAGAGTGAGCGGTTCTTCCGCGAAGCCTGGCCGACCATCTCCCAGGCCGTCGAGTCGGGCGCCGACGCCGGACGAGCCGCGCGGTGGATCCTGACGCGCGCCGGTCTCAACCCCGGCGCGCGCGTGCTCGACGCCCCCTGCGGCTTCGGCCGGCACGCCGTGGAGTTCGCGCGGCTGGGCTATGCGGTGACCGGCGTGGACTTCAACGAGACGGAGCTGGCTCGCGCGCGCGACGCGGCCGCCCGGGCGGGAGTGACGCTCCGCCTCATCTGCCAGGACATGCGCGACATGGACTTCGCCGGGGAATTCGAGCTCGCCGTGAACCTCTTCAGCAGCATCGGCTACTTCACCGACGACGAGGACCGCTTGCTGCTGGACCGCTTCTGGCGCGCCCTGGGACCGGGTGGCGTCTTCGTGATCGACACCCGGAACCGGGATCAGGTGGTCCGCTCGCTGCCGGCCGAGGAGCGCCAGCGCAACGACGACTGGACTCTGCGCATCGAGAATCGCTTCGACCCGACCACGAGCCGGTGGGCGGCGCGCTGGTGGCGGATCGGCCCCGAGGCCGCCGAGGACGGCCCGGGCGACTTCGTCGGCGAGAGCGAGATCCGGCTGTACGCCGCCCACGAGCTGCGCGCCATGCTGCGTCCCGACCGCTGGAGCCGGGTCGATCTCTACGGAGGCCTCGACGGCACGCCGTTCTCTCTGGACGCCCGGCGCCTGGTCTTCGTCGCCCACAAGTAA